One segment of Primulina tabacum isolate GXHZ01 chromosome 14, ASM2559414v2, whole genome shotgun sequence DNA contains the following:
- the LOC142524317 gene encoding rab GTPase-activating protein 22-like isoform X1 → MVENELGLSRHPWGKIVVPKLRSMLSGGLAAVGAIGGNIGQLRRAVFNGGDGGFWMDRTANGFVTFAVTALAGLVLAAAVFYTTSGRLKSPWYRRKRKHVLLPHQWRNFITPDGKLRDNGIKFLKKVRSGGVDPSIRAEVWPFLLGVYDLSSSKEERDITRTQNRKEYENLRRQCRQYLKQNKKLLKQDGSGEISNGEGGCHTEDIDSTVSEDVVSARESLSSEEGFPYNEESEQTPGMKMDGYTGSKSIADSNFPSESESSDSDLSDDPEVSQTFNLTESTGENDSEMPSKEDLSPSKMEVQSKLRSSEDFSTWQRIIRLDAIRANGEWIAYSPALASVSDIEARRSAEVVGLKDYDHLDPARILHASRLVAILEAYALYDPEIGYCQGMSDLLSPIISVIADDHIAFWCFVGFMKKARHNFRLDEVGIRRQLGIVSKIIKYKDSHLYRHLGKLQAEDCFFVYRMVVVLFRRELTFEQTMCLWEVMWADQAAIRAGIGKLAWSRMRQRAPPTDDLLLYAIAASVLQRRKQIIEKYSSMDEILRECNAMAGHLDVWKLLDDAHDLVVTLNDKMASL, encoded by the exons ATGGTGGAGAATGAACTAGGCTTGTCGCGGCATCCCTGGGGAAAAATTGTGGTTCCGAAACTCCGTTCCATGCTCTCCGGAGGCTTGGCGGCAGTTGGAGCGATTGGAGGTAATATCGGTCAGCTGAGGAGAGCTGTGTTCAACGGCGGTGACGGCGGATTCTGGATGGACAGGACTGCTAATGGCTTCGTAACTTTCGCCGTCACGGCGTTAGCGGGTCTTGTGTTGGCCGCCGCCGTGTTCTACACGACTAG TGGTCGTCTCAAATCCCCATGGTAtcgaagaaaaagaaaacatgtacTCTTACCTCATCAGTGGAGAAATTTTATCACTCCAGATGGAAAACTTCGTGACAATGGAATTAAATTTCTCAAGAAAGTTCGCAGTGGA GGTGTTGATCCAAGTATACGGGCAGAGGTTTGGCCATTTCTTCTTGGCGT ATATGACCTATCCAGTTCCAAAGAAGAAAGAGACATCACTAGAACACAAAATAG AAAGGAATATGAGAACTTACGAAGACAATGTCGCCAATACcttaaacaaaacaaaaaacttCTAAAGCAAGACGGAAGTGGTGAAATTAGCAACGGAGAAGGTGGATGTCACACTGAAGACATAGATTCTACTGTTTCCGAAGATGTTGTGAGTGCCAGGGAATCCCTTTCTAGCGAGGAAGGGTTCCCATATAATGAGGAATCGGAACAGACTCCTGGAATGAAGATGGATGGATATACTGGTTCTAAATCAATTGCAGACTCGAATTTTCCCTCTGAGTCTGAATCCTCAGACTCCGACTTGTCGGATGATCCTGAAGTGAGTCAAACTTTCAATTTAACAGAAAGCACGGGGGAAAATGATAGTGAGATGCCATCAAAGGAGGACTTGTCTCCCTCGAAAATGGaagttcagtcaaaacttcgtAGTTCAGAAGATTTTTCTACCTGGCAACGAATTATCCGCCTCGATGCAATTCGAGCTAATGGTGAATGGATTGCATATTCCCCAGCTTTGGCGAGTGTATCAGATATCGAAGCACGTCGTTCGGCTGAGGTTGTGGGATTGAAGGATTATGATCATCTTGATCCTGCCAGAATCCTCCATGCTTCCCGTTTAGTTGCCATTCTTGAAGCCTATGCACTGTATGACCCTGAAATTGGGTACTGCCAGGGAATGAGTGATCTACTTTCTCCCATAATCTCGGTGATAGCAGACGACCACATAGCTTTTTGGTGTTTTGTTGGTTTCATGAAGAAGGCCCGTCACAATTTCAGGCTCGATGAAGTGGGAATCAGAAGGCAGCTGGGTATTGTTTCTAAAATCATCAAATACAAGGACTCGCATCTTTACAGGCACTTGGGGAAACTTCAGGCTGAGGATTGCTTTTTCGTGTACAGAATGGTGGTCGTACTTTTCCGAAGGGAACTAACTTTTGAGCAAACCATGTGCCTTTGGGAGGTGATGTGGGCTGATCAGGCTGCAATTAGGGCCGGAATTGGGAAACTAGCGTGGAGTAGAATGAGGCAACGCGCCCCACCAACCGACGACCTCTTGCTTTACGCGATTGCAGCTTCTGTGTTACAAAGGAGGAAACAGATAATAGAGAAGTATAGCAGTATGGATGAGATTTTAAGGGAGTGCAACGCGATGGCTGGGCATCTCGATGTATGGAAGCTACTCGATGATGCACATGATTTGGTCGTAACACTTAATGACAAAATGGCTTCTTTATGA
- the LOC142524317 gene encoding rab GTPase-activating protein 22-like isoform X2, with product MRAVRRSQISSSSKSSSQSSSSNSSLSSPSSSSWNHLRSVLFVVALSSPANCSSSSSSDRGRLKSPWYRRKRKHVLLPHQWRNFITPDGKLRDNGIKFLKKVRSGGVDPSIRAEVWPFLLGVYDLSSSKEERDITRTQNRKEYENLRRQCRQYLKQNKKLLKQDGSGEISNGEGGCHTEDIDSTVSEDVVSARESLSSEEGFPYNEESEQTPGMKMDGYTGSKSIADSNFPSESESSDSDLSDDPEVSQTFNLTESTGENDSEMPSKEDLSPSKMEVQSKLRSSEDFSTWQRIIRLDAIRANGEWIAYSPALASVSDIEARRSAEVVGLKDYDHLDPARILHASRLVAILEAYALYDPEIGYCQGMSDLLSPIISVIADDHIAFWCFVGFMKKARHNFRLDEVGIRRQLGIVSKIIKYKDSHLYRHLGKLQAEDCFFVYRMVVVLFRRELTFEQTMCLWEVMWADQAAIRAGIGKLAWSRMRQRAPPTDDLLLYAIAASVLQRRKQIIEKYSSMDEILRECNAMAGHLDVWKLLDDAHDLVVTLNDKMASL from the exons ATGAGAGCTGTTAGACGAAGTCAGATATCTTCATCTTCAAAATCTTCGTCACAATCATCATCCTCAAATTCGTCATTGTCTTCACCGTCATCTTCGTCGTGGAACCATTTGAGATCGGTTCTATTCGTAGTAGCTTTATCCTCACCAGCTAAttgttcttcttcttcctcttcTGATCG TGGTCGTCTCAAATCCCCATGGTAtcgaagaaaaagaaaacatgtacTCTTACCTCATCAGTGGAGAAATTTTATCACTCCAGATGGAAAACTTCGTGACAATGGAATTAAATTTCTCAAGAAAGTTCGCAGTGGA GGTGTTGATCCAAGTATACGGGCAGAGGTTTGGCCATTTCTTCTTGGCGT ATATGACCTATCCAGTTCCAAAGAAGAAAGAGACATCACTAGAACACAAAATAG AAAGGAATATGAGAACTTACGAAGACAATGTCGCCAATACcttaaacaaaacaaaaaacttCTAAAGCAAGACGGAAGTGGTGAAATTAGCAACGGAGAAGGTGGATGTCACACTGAAGACATAGATTCTACTGTTTCCGAAGATGTTGTGAGTGCCAGGGAATCCCTTTCTAGCGAGGAAGGGTTCCCATATAATGAGGAATCGGAACAGACTCCTGGAATGAAGATGGATGGATATACTGGTTCTAAATCAATTGCAGACTCGAATTTTCCCTCTGAGTCTGAATCCTCAGACTCCGACTTGTCGGATGATCCTGAAGTGAGTCAAACTTTCAATTTAACAGAAAGCACGGGGGAAAATGATAGTGAGATGCCATCAAAGGAGGACTTGTCTCCCTCGAAAATGGaagttcagtcaaaacttcgtAGTTCAGAAGATTTTTCTACCTGGCAACGAATTATCCGCCTCGATGCAATTCGAGCTAATGGTGAATGGATTGCATATTCCCCAGCTTTGGCGAGTGTATCAGATATCGAAGCACGTCGTTCGGCTGAGGTTGTGGGATTGAAGGATTATGATCATCTTGATCCTGCCAGAATCCTCCATGCTTCCCGTTTAGTTGCCATTCTTGAAGCCTATGCACTGTATGACCCTGAAATTGGGTACTGCCAGGGAATGAGTGATCTACTTTCTCCCATAATCTCGGTGATAGCAGACGACCACATAGCTTTTTGGTGTTTTGTTGGTTTCATGAAGAAGGCCCGTCACAATTTCAGGCTCGATGAAGTGGGAATCAGAAGGCAGCTGGGTATTGTTTCTAAAATCATCAAATACAAGGACTCGCATCTTTACAGGCACTTGGGGAAACTTCAGGCTGAGGATTGCTTTTTCGTGTACAGAATGGTGGTCGTACTTTTCCGAAGGGAACTAACTTTTGAGCAAACCATGTGCCTTTGGGAGGTGATGTGGGCTGATCAGGCTGCAATTAGGGCCGGAATTGGGAAACTAGCGTGGAGTAGAATGAGGCAACGCGCCCCACCAACCGACGACCTCTTGCTTTACGCGATTGCAGCTTCTGTGTTACAAAGGAGGAAACAGATAATAGAGAAGTATAGCAGTATGGATGAGATTTTAAGGGAGTGCAACGCGATGGCTGGGCATCTCGATGTATGGAAGCTACTCGATGATGCACATGATTTGGTCGTAACACTTAATGACAAAATGGCTTCTTTATGA